A single window of Vigna unguiculata cultivar IT97K-499-35 chromosome 1, ASM411807v1, whole genome shotgun sequence DNA harbors:
- the LOC114187593 gene encoding zinc finger BED domain-containing protein RICESLEEPER 2-like, whose translation MADKDDVNITVSENEIEEDDTEKQSETVEVDKRRNKASTADCWRYFSKVGEDKNKAKCNGCNKVFACGGRKYGTSHLNRHIMKCGKIKTEDIGQMMLDMQGKLKAKKIDQSVHCQLLCELIVRHNLPYKFVEYPELRSWIRYLCPDAVMVSRNTIKADIGRLYEKEKLILKTLLLSIPGRICLTSDLWTSINTEGFIALTAHFVDLSFELSKKVYELLQEWGLEKKVFSITLDNASANDVLQNSLRTQLNLHNGLICSGEFFHIRCCAHILNLIVQEGLKVLGNTLDQIRNSIKYIRGSETRTLKFKQCLDKFDDIDYSCGFSLDVPTRWNSTYLMLKGALKYRCVFGSLPMVDESYKYCPSEEEWDKAEKICRFLMPFYDMTTLMSATSYPTSNLYFLQVWKIQSLLMENVKDGDDLIKKMAELMMVKFQKYWDEYSVVLAFWAILDPRMKLQTLAYCFDKIDPLTSELKLAKIKDKLYNLFAEYSKSLPTTTSTNVLKHKQGQSSSSSSVSLPHLSLFDELKECDSELGNRIGKNQLETYLEEPNLGFRFMEHMDVLEWWKNNSLRFSDLSIMARDLLSIPITTVASESSFSIGSRILNKYRSRLLPENVESNICLSSWKHGFVEEDGENITYKNLVVNEGSSGVASNVISMEDEEQ comes from the exons ATGGCTGATAAGGATGATGTTAACATAACTGTTTctgaaaatgaaattgaagaagATGATACTGAAAAACAGTCTGAAACGGTAGAGGTTGATAAAAGGAGAAATAAGGCTAGCACAGCTGATTGTTGGAGGTATTTTAGTAAGGTTGGGGAGGATAAGAATAAGGCAAAGTGTAATGGTTGCAACAAAGTTTTTGCGTGTGGTGGAAGAAAATATGGAACTTCACATTTGAATCGGCATATTATGAAGTGTGGTAAAATCAAAACTGAAGATATTGGTCAAATGATGTTAGATATGCAAGGAAAATTGAAGGCAAAGAAAATAGATCAATCAGTGCACTGTCAGTTGTTGTGTGAACTGATTGTTAGGCACAATTTGCCTTATAAATTTGTTGAGTATCCTGAACTTAGGAGCTGGATTAGGTACTTGTGTCCTGATGCAGTTATGGTTAGTAGAAACACTATTAAGGCAGATATTGGGAGACTCTATGAGAAAGAAAAGTTAATTCTTAAAACTCTGCTTCTTTCAATTCCTGGTAGGATATGCTTGACATCTGATTTGTGGACATCTATTAATACTGAGGGATTCATAGCTTTGACTGCCCATTTTGTGGACTTGA GTTTTGAGTTGTCTAAGAAAGTTTATGAACTTTTGCAAGAGTGGGGATTAGAGAAAAAGGTTTTCTCTATCACTTTGGACAATGCTTCGGCAAATGATGTGCTTCAAAATTCTTTGAGAACTCAACTTAATCTACATAATGGCTTGATATGTAGTGGGGAATTCTTTCACATTCGTTGTTGTGCCCACATACTGAATTTGATTGTGCAAGAAGGATTAAAGGTGCTAGGCAATACTCTAGATCAAATTAGAAATAGCATCAAGTATATTAGGGGGTCAGAGACtagaactttaaaatttaaacaatgtCTTGACAAATTTGATGACATTGATTATTCATGTGGATTCTCTCTTGATGTCCCTACACGATGGAACTCAACATACTTGATGCTCAAAGGTGCCTTAAAATATCGATGTGTTTTTGGAAGCTTGCCAATGGTTGATGAAAGTTACAAATATTGTCCTTCAGAGGAAGAGTGGGACAAGGCTGAAAAAATTTGTAGGTTCTTAATGCCTTTCTATGATATGACAACCTTAATGTCTGCCACAAGCTATCCCACATCAAATTTGTATTTCTTACAAGTTTGGAAGATTCAAAGTTTGTTGATGGAGAATGTTAAGGATGGAGATGATTTGATAAAGAAGATGGCTGAATTGATGATGGTTAAGTTTCAAAAGTATTGGGATGAATATAGTGTTGTGCTTGCTTTTTGGGCAATTTTAGACCCAAGAATGAAACTACAAACATTGGCCTACTGCTTTGATAAGATTGATCCTCTTACTTCTGAATTGAAGTTGGCAAAAATTAAGGACAAGTTGTACAACCTTTTTGCTGAATATAGTAAAAGTTTgccaacaacaacatcaacaaatgTTCTAAAGCACAAACAAGgacaatcttcttcttcctcatccGTTTCTCTTCCACATCTAAGCCTATTTGAT GAATTAAAAGAGTGTGATAGTGAATTGGGTAATAGAATTGGAAAGAATCAACTTGAGACATATTTGGAGGAACCAAATCTAGGTTTTCGATTTATGGAGCACATGGATGTCTTGGAATGGTGGAAAAATAATAGTCTAAGATTTTCTGACCTATCAATAATGGCTAGAGATCTCTTAAGCATCCCAATAACAACTGTGGCATCAGAATCTTCTTTTAGCATTGGGTCTCGGATCCTTAACAAATATAGGAGTCGACTCTTACCCGAGAATGTCGAATCCAATATTTGCCTTTCTAGTTGGAAGCATGGTTTTGTTGAGG AAGATGGAGAAAATATTACTTACAAAAATCTGGTGGTAAATGAAGGGTCTTCCGGTGTTGCTTCCAATGTCATAAGCATGGAAGATGAAGAACAATAG